In one Nicotiana tomentosiformis chromosome 6, ASM39032v3, whole genome shotgun sequence genomic region, the following are encoded:
- the LOC104111988 gene encoding zinc finger CCCH domain-containing protein 34-like — MEEELLKRNTDCVYFLASPLTCKKGIECEYRHSEIARLNPRDCWYWLAGSCLNPTCAFRHPPLESHAETSSESAPPQHKSAVPVNKTNVPCYFYFNGYCIKGERCSFLHGPDDGTTTWKSSKIASGVPDGPTAEKKTSVGSETGPASVEKPSNSSETGSKAAAHEYIKSQVDLLSMTNDVGEQSASHETSGSPSEEATAVRLDSLVPAEGFTQGGSDLSPDWSSDEEVEDNVEREEWLESSPGFDVLVDDRIEGWSHKDDHSYLLQHDRECDERFAGYDFENNLEYDPAYPDMRIVSDEELDDSYYSKVESHEVNEYAREIVIPAHGRQSIPHKRKFPREPGFCARGNVDLRDLLKKRRVIESDPPNYLSRRLDLSRFNAREQCRDRHRPQGSRWMPQSLASKLESNSSFSSGFVDATRLEGANQLKKLRQSHRSSYRQQHFKDRRRGRSQPFANETPRRMASRQRSTEVPKIFGGPKTLAQIREEKIKGREDGNSFERTVPSGGSEREDFSGPKPLSEILKDKRRLSSVVNFSN; from the exons ATGGAGGAAGAATTGTTAAAGCGCAACACTGATTGTGTATATTTTTTAGCCTCTCCCCTCACTTGCAAGAAG GGAATAGAATGTGAATATCGACATAGTGAGATAGCTAGGCTCAACCCTAGGGATTGTTGGTACTGGCTGGCGGGAAGCTGTCTTAACCCAACATGTGCTTTTCGGCATCCG CCATTAGAGAGCCATGCTGAGACATCATCTGAATCTGCTCCTCCACAACATAAATCTGCAGTGCCTGTTAACAAGACAAATGTTCCCTGTTACTTCTATTTCAATGGCTATTGCATTAAAGGTGAAAGATGTTCATTTCTGCATGGACCTGATGATGGTACAACCACATGGAAATCCTCGAAAATAGCGTCTGGAGTCCCTGATGGACCAACAGCTGAGAAAAAGACATCTGTAGGAAGTGAAACTGGTCCTGCATCAGTGGAGAAGCCCTCTAATTCTTCTGAAACTGGATCCAAGGCAGCAGCACATGAATATATCAAGTCACAAGTGGATCTCCTCTCGATGACTAATGATGTAGGTGAGCAGAGTGCTTCTCATGAGACTTCAGGATCTCCTTCTGAAGAAGCTACTGCAGTAAGGTTAGATTCCTTAGTCCCTGCTGAAGGCTTTACCCAAGGAGGATCCGATTTGTCCCCCGACTGGAGCTCAGACGAAGAAGTGGAGGACAATGTGGAGAGAGAGGAGTGGTTGGAATCATCTCCTGGTTTTGATGTTCTTGTTGATGATAGAATAGAAGGTTGGAGTCACAAAGATGATCATAGTTACCTACTGCAGCATGATAGGGAGTGTGACGAGCGGTTTGCTGGATATGATTTTGAGAACAACCTTGAGTATGATCCTGCATATCCAGACATGAGAATTGTGTCCGACGAAGAACTAGATGATTCTTATTATAGTAAAGTTGAGAGTCATGAAGTAAATGAATATGCAAGAGAAATTGTTATCCCTGCTCATGGAAGACAGAGTATACCACATAAAAGAAAGTTTCCTAGAGAACCGGGTTTTTGTGCCAGAGGCAATGTGGACCTCCGGGACCTTCTGAAGAAGCGTCGAGTCATTGAAAGTGATCCTCCAAATTACTTGTCTAGAAGGTTAGACCTGTCTAGGTTTAATGCTCGTGAGCAATGCAGGGATAGGCATCGGCCACAGGGTTCTCGGTGGATGCCTCAGAGTCTGGCTTCAAAATTGGAAAGCAACTCTTCTTTCTCCTCCGGTTTTGTGGATGCCACTCGTCTGGAGGGTGCCAATCAACTGAAGAAGTTGAGACAATCCCACAGAAGCAGTTACAGGCAGCAGCATTTCAAGGACAGGAGACGGGGCAGGTCACAGCCTTTTGCAAATGAAACCCCTAGGAGGATGGCTTCTAGGCAGAGATCGACTGAAGTTCCTAAGATCTTTGGTGGACCAAAGACACTAGCTCAAATTAGAGAAGAAAagattaaaggaagagaagatgGAAATTCTTTTGAGAGAACTGTGCCATCTGGAGGAAGTGAAAGAGAAGATTTTTCAGGTCCAAAACCTCTGAGTGAAATTCTCAAAGACAAAAGGAGGCTGAGTTCAGTAGTGAACTTCAGCAATTAG